The Vibrio tasmaniensis genome includes a region encoding these proteins:
- a CDS encoding VOC family protein: protein MKIEHIAIWTKQLETLKRFYEDYFGATSNQKYHNPTKGFSSYFLSFESGSRLEIMEMDSVPESKDDIYDQFTGFIHMAISLGSEQAVDQLTQRLVEDGYERLDGPRRTGDGYYESCVIDPDGNRLELTV from the coding sequence ATGAAGATTGAACATATCGCGATTTGGACCAAACAACTTGAAACACTTAAACGCTTTTATGAAGATTACTTTGGCGCGACGTCTAACCAGAAATATCATAATCCAACCAAAGGTTTCTCTTCTTACTTCTTGTCTTTTGAGAGTGGTAGCCGATTAGAAATAATGGAAATGGACTCGGTTCCTGAATCGAAAGACGATATCTATGACCAGTTCACTGGCTTCATTCATATGGCTATTTCATTAGGGTCGGAACAAGCAGTCGATCAACTGACTCAACGCTTGGTCGAAGACGGTTATGAGCGATTAGATGGCCCAAGAAGAACAGGCGATGGCTATTATGAGAGCTGTGTGATCGATCCTGATGGTAATCGCTTGGAACTTACCGTTTAA